The genomic stretch TCCTGTGACCTACGGGAAGCGCTGCGTGCGGAACGTTGGGGCAGGTCATGTCGCGCGCTCAAACGTGCGACCCCGTCCTGAAGGGAAGACCTTGAGGATTCCCCTGCTCGGCGGCGTCCGGAAGCGGTATCGGCGGAGGGGGACTCACGGTTATCCTGCCCGGCAGGTACACCAGAGTCAGACAGATATTTGTCCCTGAGGGACTGAATATTAAAAATTCCCATGGATACCTTTCAGAGTCTCGGACGCTCCAGAAGCGCATTGCATTGCCTCCAGGGCAGGGCTACTCACCTATTATTTTACCTGTAGAACACAATTTGTCAGTCTTTGGAGGGTTCCTAGCGTGTATCTCGATGTTGTGTTAGGCACGAGCAGAGTACACGACGGTAGTGTTTACTCGGATAAATTTTCGCGAAAAAACTATGTATCATAATACGTCTTATACGCCGCAAAGATTAAGTAGAAATATGCATAATCTGAAAATAATCCTGATCTGCATGCTAAAATCTACATACGTATTTTACGTGTATTTTTATAGGCGCCTGCCGTTTCACGAAAGCACAATTCATGAAATTCCTCACCGCACTGCGGACTGAACTGGGGCAGCTAAGCTATTCACTCAAAGCTCGTAAAACCCCTCAACAATGGCGAGATCAATACGCCGCAATTCGTGGTATCCGCATTTTTAACACGCCATCTATACACTATCGAGGCCTCCGTACAGAAGTATGGGGTATTGCGATGGTTAAAGATGAAATAGATATTTTGCCTTCTGTTATTGACCATATGTTTCAACAGGGAGTACATCGGCTGCTTATTGCGGATAATCTTTCGCATGATGGTACCCGGGAATATATTCGTGAAAGATCAACTCACGACTCTAGAATTATCTATGCTGAAGATAATTACATTCCGTATGTACAATCCGAGAAAATGACGTGGTTAGCGCATCTGGCCTGGCGATACGGTGCGCGATGGGTTATTCCTTTCGATGCAGACGAATTTTGGTATGCGCCTTCAGATACGCTCGCAAAATTTTTACAGACCTGCCAAAGCTCGGTAATTTATGCCGGATTCCATCATTCGGTACCTGTCACGGAGAACCCGAGTGATGTTATCAACACGGAACTTGTGATGGATACGGCAGATTCCTTCCCCGGGAAGGTGGCCTTTCGTGCCCATCCTTTTGCTGTTGTGGTACGTGGTAACCACGAAGTATGCCGTTTAGGCGCTCATGAACGTTCCTTTGAGATCGTGCATGTGCAGTATCGGGGGGCTGCTCAGATTACGCGAAAAGTTCGGCAAGGGGCCGCTAGTGCTGTGAGCACAGGCCGAGACGCCACAGTGGTTACTCCGCATTGGCTTGCTGGCAGTAAGCTCAGCGATAGCGAGATTCAAGAGGTATGGACCAATATCTCTCACGGTCTGCCGGATGATCGCATCCAGTTCAAAGCTGAAGGTCCTATGGCGCGCGGAAAATTTTTGCGGTGGAAAAGCTGGAACGAAGACGGTTCCTTGAACAAATTCTCTTCTGATGCCTCAGGTAATGCTGGGGGCTCATCATGAGTAAAGAATCTGCACCCGTTATGGCAGGAGTACCCAGTACTAGGTACGTTATGCTGGATAGCCTGACAATTTTGCGGGGTCCGGCTGCGCTATTCGTCTTTTTCTACCATACGAGGTGGGCGCATGTGGTTCCTAGCGCATCCGTGGGATATGTAGGAGTCGCATTGTTCTTCGTGCTTTCGGGCTTTGTGCTGACCTGGTCGTATAAGCCCGCCGACGGAGCCAAGAAATTCTACCTGCGTCGATTTGCGCGTGTATACCCGCTGCACCTTTTCTTCTTTGCACTTGCCTTGGCAATTCTCGTCCTGACTCAGGAAGCCCCATCTGCGGGTGCTACATTAAGCAACCTGATTCTGCTCCACACCTGGGTGCCGAATTGGGACTATATTTTTTCGGTCAATGGGGTGAGCTGGTCTTTAGGCTGCGAGGCTTTTTTCTATGCCTGTACTCCGCTCGTGTTGGGGTGGCTCAGCCGCCGCTCCCCGAAGGCGGGATATCCCGTTTTGGCGGGTTGGTTCCTGCTGACGGCGGCGGTGGCGAGCGCTATAGCACTTACCTCTAATTACGCCGATGTTGTGGTGTACGCTAACCCGTTGCTTCGTTCGGGTGAGTTCGCCTTAGGCATGCTCTTAGGGCTGCTGGCGCTTAAAGTTCGTGACGGCGATTTAGCGATGCCACGGATACGTACCTGGCAACTGTGTGCGGTAACAGCACTTGCTTTAGCCGGGATTTCTGGTGTTTCTAAAGTTAGTTTGCCGCAGACCATCAACGGGTTTGTTCTTGACCCGGTATGGTTCTTGCTGATTGGGATGTTTGCGCTTCACGATATACAGCGCGCGCAATCGCATCATCAGGTTGGTGCGCCGGTGCCGGGGAATTGGATACGCCGCTCTCTCGTGTATTTCGGTGAGGTGAGTTTTGCCTTCTATCTGGTCCATGAAATTGTTATTTTCCGATTCATCAAGACCTCTTTAGGTCGCGATATGATTCGCGTGGATGCACGGGGAATCTTGATGATGCTCATAATCTTGGTGATTTCTATACTTGCAGCGATTATTGCGCATCATGCGATCGAACGTCCCGCACGTATTATGATTCTCAAGGCTTCCACCCGTACCCTGTGAGGTTTGATGAAAAATATTTATCGTAAACTGAGGATTTTTTTCCCAGGGCGAAAGTTCTCTATTCTGGTTCTGAATATTCTGGGGCTTTTCGTGGTGTCTCTTTTCGAGATGCTGGGTGTGGCGGCTATTCTTCCTATCGTTAACCTGGCGATGGGCGCCCCTATTACCGGGTATTTGCAGTCCGTCGCTGATCTTTTTGGTAATCCCAATCGCACACAGCTTATCGTGATTTTTGGTGTTGCGCTGGTTCTTGCCTTTGTCTTTAAGGGCGTACTTTCGCTGGTTATTAAACGCTGGAGCCTAGGTTTTATCGCTACTCAGCAGAGCGCGACTTCGGTGAATCTGCTTAACCGCTATATGCGTGAGCCTTATCTGGTTCACCGTAAGCGCGGTACAGCGGCGGTGCTGAACTCGGTTACTGATATTGTTGGGCAGGCATACAGCGCTTTCGTGAATGGCGTGATGAGCTTTATTGGGGATTTGCTCTCTATCGTGGTGCTCATGGTGATGCTGCTGGTTCTTATGCCGCTTCCTGCGCTTTTCGCATTCGCCTATTTTGGTGTGACTGCCTTTGTGCTTCAATACGTTTTGCGGAGGAAAAATACGGAGCAGGGCGAGATTATCCTGGAAGCTACGCGCGGCTCGATGAATGCAGCGCTTGATGCTGTGATTGGGTTCCGCGAGATTCGTATGCACGGTGTGACCGAACGGTACCTACACCGATATCAGAGCAAGCGCATGGACTCGGTAAATGCGAATATGCGGAACGTTTTCCTCCAAGAACTTCCAAAGTATACCCTTGAAATTATTTTTATCCTCGGAATCGCCGCACTTCTAGCGATCATGAGCATGACTCAGGGCGCCGACAGTGCACCCTATCTGCTCCTATTCGCTGGTGCCTGCATCCGTATTCTGCCGAACTACACGCGCATTGTGGCGTCTTTAGGTAATATTCGTTCCGGTGAGAAACCCAGCGATGAGCTTGTCCGTGAAATTGGGATGCTTGATGAACAGGGGAAGAAGCTCGATCTTCCGCCTGCTCCCGACTCTGATATTCAGGCAGAGTACGTAAACCGTGAGATTGAGCCCATCACTATTATGGTGGAGAACCTTTCCTTTACCTACCCCGACGGTGATCAGCCAGTGCTGAAGAACATTAACCTGCAGATTCCTATGGGGACGTCGATGGCCTTCGTGGGCGGTTCCGGGTCGGGAAAGACCACTCTGGTTGATTTGATTTTGGGGCTTTTTAGTACCGAGCAGGGGCGCGTTTTGTGCAATGGGGTGCCGATCGAGCAGGATCTGCCCGCGTGGTTTCAGCGCATCGGGTATGTGCCTCAGGATGTCTTCATCGCCGATTCTACGGTGCTGGAGGCGGTTGCTTTCGGGCTTGAACCGCATGAGATTGATGAGGCGCGGGTGCGTGAATGCTTGGCTGTCGCTGAGCTTACCGAGGTTGTGGACTCCCTGGAGAACGGGCTGATGACGATGATTGGGCACAATGCGGTTCGGCTTTCGGGCGGTCAGCGCCAGCGTCTAGGAATTGCACGCGCGCTCTACCGCAACCCCAGCGTGCTCATAATGGACGAGGCCACCAGCGCCCTGGATAACGAGACCGAGCATAAGATTACCCAGGCGATCGAGCGTATCTCGCGGGATATTACCGTGATCATCGTGGCGCATCGCCTCTCGACGGTGCGCAATGTAGATCAGCTAATTTACCTTTCGCAGGGCGAAATCGCCGCGCAGGGAACCTTCACGCAGGTGCAGCAGCAGAACGAAGAGTTCGCCAATCTGGTGCGTTTAGGGCAGCTTCCCGAGTAGTCGAGCGAATCGATCTGAAAAACAGTAAGACTGTGCCCGCCTCCTCAAGATTGGGGAGGCGGGCACAGGTCTATGCTGATGCTAGTTTTAGGCGGTCTCTGGCCGGGCTTCAAGGAACGGTTTAAGGCTGTGCGCATCCTGCGGTATATCGCTGCCTAGTGGGTAGAGGCTTCCGCGCGGCTGCCACGCAAGATTTACGGGAATGGGCCTGCCCGCGATAAGATCCAACCAAATATCGGCAAGCTGTTTCTCGCTCAGCTCGCCATTTTTACGCCAGTGATACCCCAAATCTTCCGGCAAATCGGTGAGCTCAAGCGCCTTTGCCCCCTGCATGAGCTTGCGCTGCAGCTGCTGCCGCGAACGCCAAGGCAAATGTAAGATAACCACCCGATCGGTGCCCTGCGCCCCAGGCCGAAGCACCCGATGATTACCCATAGTGACGACCGATGACCGCCAAGATTTAAAGCACACCTTTGGGTCAAAATGAGCGGTTGTATCGAGCACCAGGTCTCCCGAAGCCGTAGGAAATAGGTTGTAGAGCTGCGAGATTTCTACGGTATTTTTGCTGGTGGACAGAACCTCGGCGAGAGTACCTTCAACGCCGAACCAGAACTCGTCCGCATCGAAAGGTACTACCCAGGTGGCACCGGCTCGCTGGGCACGATGGGTCAGATAGGTCATTTTCTCGGACTGATAGTAGGCGGGCTCCCGATCATGCCCAACACTCAGCGGAAGCTCGCGGCTAAGCCGCTGAAGAAGCTCAAAGGTGCCGTCACTCGAATCGTTATCGACTACCAGGATGCGCGCCACCCCCTGGGCATGCAGGTGCCGTAGGGAACGTTCGAGCACATCCGCCTCATTCTTGACCATCGCGACCGCCCACACGCCCTTGGTCGTGGGCAGGGGAGGGAGTTCGAAGGTCTTCTCTAACGCCCGATAACGGTTCTTAAAATCCCCCGAGCTCAGCAGGGCACGTGCCTCACGCCGGGTACGCAGATCGCGCTGCGCCAGAAAAAGCCGATGTTTTCCAGTGCGAAGCCCGCGAACTGTCGGGTCTAGAAAACGGGGTTTAAAGCGCGAGTTTTCAAGGCGTCCAGAGAAAAAACTACGGGAGTTAGATACGATTCGCTGCGAAAATTTAAACGGCGCGAGAAATTTGATGTTCATGGGTTATCTTCCGTGCTTGAGTATGAGTGAGTTGTGAAAGAGTGAAGTTATAGGGTTTTATGCGATATCGCCTTCTTCAGGCAGAAGCCAGGTTCCCCCGTGCGGCGGTTTAACCGCATGCCAGCGGGAG from Rothia dentocariosa ATCC 17931 encodes the following:
- a CDS encoding glycosyltransferase family 2 protein encodes the protein MKFLTALRTELGQLSYSLKARKTPQQWRDQYAAIRGIRIFNTPSIHYRGLRTEVWGIAMVKDEIDILPSVIDHMFQQGVHRLLIADNLSHDGTREYIRERSTHDSRIIYAEDNYIPYVQSEKMTWLAHLAWRYGARWVIPFDADEFWYAPSDTLAKFLQTCQSSVIYAGFHHSVPVTENPSDVINTELVMDTADSFPGKVAFRAHPFAVVVRGNHEVCRLGAHERSFEIVHVQYRGAAQITRKVRQGAASAVSTGRDATVVTPHWLAGSKLSDSEIQEVWTNISHGLPDDRIQFKAEGPMARGKFLRWKSWNEDGSLNKFSSDASGNAGGSS
- a CDS encoding acyltransferase family protein — its product is MSKESAPVMAGVPSTRYVMLDSLTILRGPAALFVFFYHTRWAHVVPSASVGYVGVALFFVLSGFVLTWSYKPADGAKKFYLRRFARVYPLHLFFFALALAILVLTQEAPSAGATLSNLILLHTWVPNWDYIFSVNGVSWSLGCEAFFYACTPLVLGWLSRRSPKAGYPVLAGWFLLTAAVASAIALTSNYADVVVYANPLLRSGEFALGMLLGLLALKVRDGDLAMPRIRTWQLCAVTALALAGISGVSKVSLPQTINGFVLDPVWFLLIGMFALHDIQRAQSHHQVGAPVPGNWIRRSLVYFGEVSFAFYLVHEIVIFRFIKTSLGRDMIRVDARGILMMLIILVISILAAIIAHHAIERPARIMILKASTRTL
- a CDS encoding ABC transporter ATP-binding protein gives rise to the protein MKNIYRKLRIFFPGRKFSILVLNILGLFVVSLFEMLGVAAILPIVNLAMGAPITGYLQSVADLFGNPNRTQLIVIFGVALVLAFVFKGVLSLVIKRWSLGFIATQQSATSVNLLNRYMREPYLVHRKRGTAAVLNSVTDIVGQAYSAFVNGVMSFIGDLLSIVVLMVMLLVLMPLPALFAFAYFGVTAFVLQYVLRRKNTEQGEIILEATRGSMNAALDAVIGFREIRMHGVTERYLHRYQSKRMDSVNANMRNVFLQELPKYTLEIIFILGIAALLAIMSMTQGADSAPYLLLFAGACIRILPNYTRIVASLGNIRSGEKPSDELVREIGMLDEQGKKLDLPPAPDSDIQAEYVNREIEPITIMVENLSFTYPDGDQPVLKNINLQIPMGTSMAFVGGSGSGKTTLVDLILGLFSTEQGRVLCNGVPIEQDLPAWFQRIGYVPQDVFIADSTVLEAVAFGLEPHEIDEARVRECLAVAELTEVVDSLENGLMTMIGHNAVRLSGGQRQRLGIARALYRNPSVLIMDEATSALDNETEHKITQAIERISRDITVIIVAHRLSTVRNVDQLIYLSQGEIAAQGTFTQVQQQNEEFANLVRLGQLPE
- a CDS encoding glycosyltransferase family 2 protein, with product MNIKFLAPFKFSQRIVSNSRSFFSGRLENSRFKPRFLDPTVRGLRTGKHRLFLAQRDLRTRREARALLSSGDFKNRYRALEKTFELPPLPTTKGVWAVAMVKNEADVLERSLRHLHAQGVARILVVDNDSSDGTFELLQRLSRELPLSVGHDREPAYYQSEKMTYLTHRAQRAGATWVVPFDADEFWFGVEGTLAEVLSTSKNTVEISQLYNLFPTASGDLVLDTTAHFDPKVCFKSWRSSVVTMGNHRVLRPGAQGTDRVVILHLPWRSRQQLQRKLMQGAKALELTDLPEDLGYHWRKNGELSEKQLADIWLDLIAGRPIPVNLAWQPRGSLYPLGSDIPQDAHSLKPFLEARPETA